The following are from one region of the Methanocella sp. genome:
- a CDS encoding PHP domain-containing protein has translation MLKYDLHTHSIYSRDGAIKPADAIRIARKRGLDGIAITDHDTIRGGLEAQKLKPEGLDVIVGAEIKTDRGDVIGLFLNEEITAREHMEVIDAIHRQGGVAIVPHPFDSMRGSAFWLTDKDSNKMDAVEVLNARCVFRRSNSMAGHYADDYHLCKVGGSDAHFGAEIANAGTLVPEGEDAARAIRGSHTAAFGRCSMPLFHVLTTALLMERRVVKPKNSR, from the coding sequence ATGCTAAAATACGATCTACACACGCACTCCATTTACTCTCGCGACGGGGCCATCAAGCCAGCTGACGCCATCCGAATCGCCAGGAAGCGGGGGCTCGATGGTATCGCCATCACCGACCACGACACCATCAGGGGCGGCCTCGAGGCGCAAAAGCTGAAGCCCGAAGGCCTGGACGTCATCGTCGGCGCGGAAATAAAAACCGACCGGGGAGACGTCATCGGCCTATTCCTGAACGAGGAGATCACAGCCCGCGAGCACATGGAGGTCATCGATGCTATCCATCGGCAGGGCGGCGTCGCCATCGTGCCCCACCCGTTTGACAGCATGCGGGGCTCGGCGTTCTGGCTCACGGATAAGGACTCGAACAAAATGGACGCCGTGGAGGTCCTCAACGCCAGGTGCGTGTTCCGGCGGTCTAACTCGATGGCCGGCCACTACGCGGACGACTATCACCTCTGCAAAGTCGGCGGCAGTGACGCGCATTTTGGCGCCGAGATCGCGAACGCCGGTACACTGGTGCCCGAAGGCGAGGACGCCGCACGGGCGATTCGCGGCAGCCATACCGCGGCCTTCGGCCGGTGCTCCATGCCGCTATTTCACGTGCTCACCACGGCGCTTCTCATGGAACGGCGCGTCGTGAAGCCCAAAAACAGCCGCTGA